Proteins encoded in a region of the Phacochoerus africanus isolate WHEZ1 chromosome 8, ROS_Pafr_v1, whole genome shotgun sequence genome:
- the PTP4A2 gene encoding protein tyrosine phosphatase type IVA 2 isoform X1 has translation MNRPAPVEISYENMRFLITHNPTNATLNKFTEELKKYGVTTLVRVCDATYDKAPVEKEGIHVLDWPFDDGAPPPNQIVDDWLNLLKTKFREEPGCCVAVHCVAGLGRAPVLVALALIECGMKYEDAVQFIRQKRRGAFNSKQLLYLEKYRPKMRLRFRDTNGHCCVQ, from the exons ATGAACCGTCCAGCCCCTGTGGAGATCTCCTATGAGAACATGCGTTTTCTGATAACCCACAACCCTACCAATGCTACCCTCAACAAGTTCACAGAG gaaCTTAAGAAGTATGGAGTGACAACTTTGGTTCGAGTTTGTGATGCTACATATGATAAAGCACCAGTTGAAAAGGAAGGAATCCACGTTCTA GATTGGCCATTTGACGATGGAGCACCACCCCCTAATCAGATAGTAGATGATTGGCTAAACCTACTAAAAACCAAATTTCGTGAAGAGCCAGGTTGCTGTGTTGCAGTGCACTGTGTTGCAGGATTGGGAAG GGCACCTGTGCTGGTTGCACTTGCTTTGATTGAATGTGGAATGAAGTATGAAGATGCAGTTCAGTTTATAAGACA GAAAAGAAGGGGAGCATTCAATTCCAAACAGCTGCTTTACCTGGAGAAATACCGACCTAAGATGCGATTACGCTTCAGAGATACCAATGGGCATTGCTGTGTTcagtaa
- the PTP4A2 gene encoding protein tyrosine phosphatase type IVA 2 isoform X2, with translation MNRPAPVEISYENMRFLITHNPTNATLNKFTEDWPFDDGAPPPNQIVDDWLNLLKTKFREEPGCCVAVHCVAGLGRAPVLVALALIECGMKYEDAVQFIRQKRRGAFNSKQLLYLEKYRPKMRLRFRDTNGHCCVQ, from the exons ATGAACCGTCCAGCCCCTGTGGAGATCTCCTATGAGAACATGCGTTTTCTGATAACCCACAACCCTACCAATGCTACCCTCAACAAGTTCACAGAG GATTGGCCATTTGACGATGGAGCACCACCCCCTAATCAGATAGTAGATGATTGGCTAAACCTACTAAAAACCAAATTTCGTGAAGAGCCAGGTTGCTGTGTTGCAGTGCACTGTGTTGCAGGATTGGGAAG GGCACCTGTGCTGGTTGCACTTGCTTTGATTGAATGTGGAATGAAGTATGAAGATGCAGTTCAGTTTATAAGACA GAAAAGAAGGGGAGCATTCAATTCCAAACAGCTGCTTTACCTGGAGAAATACCGACCTAAGATGCGATTACGCTTCAGAGATACCAATGGGCATTGCTGTGTTcagtaa